One window of the Scylla paramamosain isolate STU-SP2022 chromosome 22, ASM3559412v1, whole genome shotgun sequence genome contains the following:
- the LOC135111485 gene encoding uncharacterized protein LOC135111485 yields MRGEWQLVWWSLAAVIGVIMAQFEYHETDTFDQIDHLFRSVIPDNCYIKPLKDLYMPVDSVSHLPDIQQININPIFPNRTALYHLHNMAHSRGFFFSYILQSRFKRPAVNASDSASEYDPGFMYYFLSTVADVAANPRINSSAVYFQPNMAYTSSYKGFFNKTLPLFAPRTFRMDDYNDPVHLERISTLNFFQVEDLGAILPKGQRSLNYTLEDYRINEWYYSWLPYTNLQQDKLTTYQVKIRYANNTNETFVFHGPNAADETPGPVKLTRPYFDCGRSNKWSVPAITPVADLHPRHTQFRHIEFPTRTAIAVMEMDFERIDINQCPRGEGNSGPNRFADTARCKKDTTECEPLDGYGFRRGGYQCRCKPGYRLPNVVRRPYLGELIERATLYQYRSAFMCTPIGWIQKLPFDYNKMSPWERHKYLSKDFNNVTGSEALRANTINVDQVIEFLKSVTKDNCHQFPPDDLILRGDVAYGVEAQFENEARMALRLANFLSAFLQIVDHQEIFSGVRVVDRPLTEDQMMGEVLSIILGNSRIWASGMYWDRGKFTNRTLFAPLAYKTILNTRKFFMEDLARLNSTRDSYVNKPWFRKLKTRWSTNFDDLEKYWLRLKLRHNATGMYGRKYERYPTFYKAAELRHGQWSVPEFDCDGFVKKWVIHYTAPFFGWDALRAKLEFKGAIRVTMDLLKLDITQCPSEYYVQNAFKDTHRCDRKTSYCVPIQGRGFDTGGYKCECIQGYEYPFEDPITYFDGQLMEAEYINIVRNKKTRYDFLKCRVAGAAALQSSSIVILGLLFFSLVLRR; encoded by the exons ATGCGGGGCGAGTGGCAGCTGGTGTGGTGGAGTTTGGCGGCCGTTATAGGGGTCATAATGGCGCAGTTTGAGTACCACGAGACGGACACCTTTGACCAAATAGATCACCTGTTTCGAAGTGTGATCCCCGATAACTGCTACATCAAGCCTCTG AAAGACCTGTACATGCCTGTTGACAGCGTATCACACCTCCCGGACATCCAGCAGATCAACATCAACCCAATCTTCCCAAACAGAACGGCCCTCTACCACCTCCACAACATGGCTCACTCTCGcggcttcttcttttcctatatccTGCAGTCTCGCTTCAAGAGGCCTGCTG TGAATGCGTCAGACAGTGCCTCAGAGTACGACCCGGGCTTCATGTACTACTTCCTCTCCACGGTGGCGGATGTGGCGGCCAACCCCAGGATCAACTCCAGCGCCGTGTACTTCCAGCCCAACATGGCCTACACCTCCTCATACAAGGGTTTCTTCAACAAAACACTGCCACTCTTTGCCCCGAGGACATTCAG gatgGATGATTACAATGACCCTGTGCATCTGGAGAGGATTTCGACGCTCAACTTCTTCCAGGTGGAGGATCTCGGTGCCATCCTGCCTAAGGGCCAGCGTTCCCTCAATTACACTCTGGAGGACTACCGCATCAATGAGTGGTACTACTCTTGGCTGCCCTACACCAACCTACAGCAGGACAAGCTCACCACTTACCAG GTGAAGATCCGCTATGCTAACAACACCAATGAGACCTTTGTGTTCCATGGCCCCAACGCTGCCGACGAGACACCTGGTCCTGTTAAACTGACCCGCCCTTACTTTGACTGTGGCCGCTCCAACAAGTGGTCTGTGCCGGCCATCACgccagtgg CTGACTTGCACCCGCGCCACACACAGTTCCGTCACATTGAGTTCCCCACCCGCACTGCAATAGCTGTCATGGAAATGGACTTTGAGAGGATAGACATCAACCAGTGtccaagaggagaaggaaattcaGGCCCTAACAGATTTGCAGACACTGCTCGATGTAAAAAGGACACCACTgag TGTGAGCCCCTAGATGGGTATGGGTTCCGTAGGGGAGGATACCAGTGCCGGTGTAAGCCTGGATATCGCCTGCCCAATGTAGTGCGACGGCCTTACCTTGGGGAATTAATAGAGCGCGCTACCCTCTACCAGTACCGCAGTGCCTTCATGTGCACCCCCATTGGAT GGATCCAGAAGTTGCCATTCGATTACAACAAGATGTCCCCATGGGAGCGACACAAGTACCTCTCCAAGGACTTCAACAATGTGACGGGGTCGGAGGCACTGCGTGCCAACACCATCAATGTGGACCAGGTCATTGAGTTTCTCAAGTCTGTCACTAAGGACAACTGCCACCAGTTCCCCCCTGATGACCTCATCTTGCGTGGTGACGTTGCCTATGGTGTGGAGGCTCAGTTTGAGAATGAGGCCAGAATGGCACTCCGTCTGGCTAACTTCCTGAGTGCCTTCCTCCAG ATTGTAGACCATCAGGAAATCTTCTCAGGTGTGAGAGTGGTGGACCGGCCACTCACTGAGGACCAGATGATGGGAGAAGTGCTGTCCATCATTCTTGGCAACAGCAGG ATCTGGGCCTCAGGAATGTACTGGGACCGTGGGAAGTTCACCAACCGCACACTCTTTGCTCCCCTTGCCTACAAGACCATCCTAAACACTCGCAAGTTCTTCATGGAGGACCTGGCACGGCTCAACTCCACCCGGGACTCGTATGTCAACAAGCCGTGGTTCAG GAAACTGAAGACAAGATGGTCCACCAACTTTGATGACCTGGAGAAGTACTGGTTAAGGCTAAAGTTGAGACACAATGCCACGGGAATGTACGGCAGGAAATATGAACGCTACCCAACATTCTACAA GGCAGCAGAATTGCGTCATGGTCAGTGGAGTGTGCCAGAATTTGACTGTGATGGCTTTGTGAAGAAGTGGGTGATCCACTACACAGCACCCTTCTTTGGGTGGGATGCACTCAGGGCCAAGCTGGAGTTCAA AGGTGCAATTCGAGTCACAATGGACCTCCTCAAGCTGGACATAACGCAGTGCCCAAGTGAATACTATGTTCAGAATGCTTTCAAGGACACCCACCGCTGTGACAGGAAGACATCCTAT TGTGTACCCATCCAGGGACGAGGGTTTGACACAGGAGGCTACAAGTGTGAGTGCATCCAGGGCTATGAGTATCCATTTGAAGATCCCATCACTTACTTTGATGGCCAGTTGATGGAGGCTGAGTATATTAACATTGTCcgcaacaagaaaacaag GTACGACTTCTTGAAGTGCCGAGTAGCAGGCGCAGCAGCATTACAGAGCAGCTCCATTGTAATTTTGGGACTACTGTTCTTCAGCCTTGTCCTCAGACGCTAA